One genomic region from Pyxicephalus adspersus chromosome 1, UCB_Pads_2.0, whole genome shotgun sequence encodes:
- the GPR84 gene encoding G-protein coupled receptor 84: protein MNDSDSNFSCYHPSIVDYRYFAVTWGIIVSLVGTIGNVLTVIAYALDKKLQTRFNLLIINLTLADILYCTFLQPFSVDSYLHLYWRSGGTFCRIFGMLLFVSNSVSILNLCLIAVSRYILISNNKLFDRIFCRLGATLILLSTWVIGFASFAPLWPVYVLVPKVCTCSFHRIKGRPYTTILMGFYFVVGLSCVGVFYFLIHRKVKSAAKALDQYKLGNTKKVKSSASGVTSGVTSKVHELEDSGVDTAASDEIISEQLPSSKATVSSSSTDYVKSVPAPQPKDTGSDFKKVTRMCFVVFLFFVISYIPFLLLNIFDAKNNAPQVLHMIAANLTWLNSCINPILYAAMNRQFRDAYRRVLFLVINKFRRT from the coding sequence ATGAATGACTCTGATTCCAACTTTTCCTGCTATCATCCATCCATTGTGGACTACCGTTACTTTGCTGTAACATGGGGCATTATTGTGTCCTTGGTGGGGACAATTGGCAATGTGCTGACAGTAATTGCCTATGCACTAGACAAAAAGCTACAAACCCGCTTTAACCTACTTATCATCAATCTGACTTTGGCTGACATCTTGTATTGCACctttctgcagcctttttcaGTGGACTCATACCTTCACCTTTACTGGAGAAGTGGAGGCACCTTCTGCAGGATTTTTGGAATGTTGTTATTTGTATCCAATTCAGTGTCTATTCTGAACCTGTGTCTTATTGCTGTTAGTCGTTACATTcttatttccaacaacaaacttTTTGATCGAATATTCTGTAGACTTGGCGCAACTCTTATACTCCTGAGCACATGGGTGATTGGGTTTGCAAGTTTTGCCCCACTTTGGCCAGTATATGTATTAGTCCCCAAGGTCTGTACCTGCAGCTTTCATCGTATAAAGGGCAGACCTTATACCACAATATTGATGGGATTTTACTTTGTGGTGGGTCTAAGCTGTGTCGGTGTCTTCTACTTTCTAATCCATCGTAAAGTGAAATCTGCTGCCAAAGCTCTCGACCAGTACAAACTCGGCAATACCAAAAAGGTAAAATCAAGTGCTTCCGGAGTGACCTCAGGTGTGACCAGCAAAGTTCATGAACTAGAAGACAGTGGCGTGGACACTGCAGCATCAGATGAGATTATCTCAGAACAACTTCCATCCTCAAAGGCTACCGTCTCCTCAAGTTCAACTGATTATGTCAAATCAGTACCAGCACCACAGCCTAAAGACACAGGGTCAGATTTTAAAAAGGTCACACGTATGTGTTTTGttgtctttctcttttttgttatCAGCTATATTCCGTTTTTGCTGCTTAATATTTTTGATGCTAAAAATAACGCCCCGCAAGTCCTTCACATGATTGCTGCAAACCTGACCTGGTTAAATAGCTGTATCAACCCCATACTCTATGCAGCCATGAATCGGCAATTTCGTGATGCTTACCGAAGAGTTTTGTTTCTTGTCATTAACAAGTTCAGAAGAACGTAA